A stretch of the Capsicum annuum cultivar UCD-10X-F1 chromosome 8, UCD10Xv1.1, whole genome shotgun sequence genome encodes the following:
- the LOC107879822 gene encoding probable pectinesterase/pectinesterase inhibitor 20: MAFTHPILIFFIIHFFFSASHSFDLSSDEICSFTPFPILCKTLLPQNNSIDIYDSGRLSIQLSLSTTNQIINSINDFLNPIELLLPKSTISALQDCQYLLGLNVDLLSNAAVVAKKPNNSLENTEADDVLARLSATITNKQTCLDGLLAAPSILQSANLITPSISKGSMMCSVSLALFKKGWNPGSGVGDFISWSMLKIREKVVVNPDGTGNYTTINDAIAAAPDNSLEREGYYQIYVVAGVYHEYVSVAANKKYLMMVGDGIDRTIITGNRNVPDGSTTFNSATFAVDGQGFVAMNITFKNTAGAAKFQAVAVRNSADLSAFHYCSFEGYQDTLYTHSLRQFYKECNIYGTIDFIFGNAAVVFQNCNIYPRLPLPGQFNVITAQGRTDINQNTGISIHKCAITPSIELASYNGTKPVRTYLGRPWKEYSRTVYMRSFLDSFVHPDGWSIWTDDFALKTLYYAEYKNSGPGADTSNRVRWSGYRGEISYMDASCFTVSNFILGNFWLPWSGVPYTAGLYL, translated from the exons ATGGCATTCACACATCCTATTCTTATATTCTTCATAATTCACTTCTTTTTCTCTGCTTCTCATTCATTTGATCTCTCTTCTGATGAAATTTGCAGCTTCACCCCTTTTCCCATTTTGTGCAAAACTTTGCTCCCTCAAAACAATTCTATTGACATTTATGACTCAGGGAGGCTCTCCATTCAGCTTTCCCTTTCAACAACTAATCAGATTATTAACTCAATCAATGATTTCCTCAATCCAATTGAGCTTTTACTGCCTAAGAGTACAATTTCTGCTCTTCAAGATTGCCAGTATCTCCTTGGCCTAAATGTTGATTTATTATCGAATGCTGCTGTTGTTGCAAAGAAACCGAATAATTCACTTGAGAATACAGAAGCTGATGATGTTTTAGCCAGACTTAGCGCGACTATTACCAATAAACAAACTTGTTTGGACGGTCTTCTAGCCGCGCCTTCTATTTTACAGTCTGCAAACCTGATTACACCCTCAATTTCAAAAG GTAGCATGATGTGCAGTGTGTCACTTGCGCTTTTTAAGAAGGGGTGGAATCCTGGTTCTGGTGTCGGGGATTTTATAAGTTGGAGTATGttaaaaattagagaaaaggtGGTGGTGAATCCAGATGGAACTGGGAACTATACTACGATCAATGACGCGATAGCAGCTGCCCCGGATAACAGCCTGGAAAGAGAAGGCTATTACCAGATATATGTGGTTGCTGGTGTCTACCATGAATATGTTTCCGTTGCTGCAAACAAGAAGTATTTGATGATGGTTGGCGATGGCATAGACAGGACTATAATCACTGGCAATCGAAACGTACCTGATGGATCGACAACCTTCAATTCTGCCACATTTG CTGTAGATGGGCAAGGATTTGTGGCAATGAACATTACCTTTAAGAACACAGCAGGAGCAGCAAAGTTCCAAGCTGTAGCCGTTCGAAATAGTGCTGATCTATCCGCATTCCATTACTGTAGCTTTGAAGGGTACCAAGACACACTTTACACACATTCTCTGAGACAATTCTACAAGGAATGTAACATCTACGGGACTATAGATTTCATTTTCGGAAATGCAGCTGTTGTTTTCCAAAACTGTAACATATATCCGCGCCTTCCATTGCCCGGTCAGTTTAATGTAATTACGGCACAGGGCAGAACAGACATTAACCAGAACACAGGCATATCCATTCACAAATGTGCCATTACTCCTTCCATTGAGTTGGCCTCGTACAATGGCACAAAACCAGTACGGACATATTTAGGCAGGCCATGGAAAGAGTATTCGAGAACTGTTTATATGCGATCATTTTTGGACAGTTTTGTTCATCCTGATGGTTGGTCAATTTGGACAGATGATTTCGCGCTAAAGACGTTGTATTATGCTGAATATAAGAACAGCGGTCCAGGAGCGGATACCAGTAACAGGGTCAGATGGAGTGGTTATCGCGGTGAAATTAGTTACATGGATGCATCTTGTTTCACTGTCTCCAATTTCATATTAGGGAATTTTTGGCTGCCATGGAGTGGAGTCCCTTACACTGCTGGTTTATATTTATAa